In the genome of Maridesulfovibrio zosterae DSM 11974, the window AAAAAAGTTGAGTTATTGTAAAGTCGGCACCGCCAGCAAGCTTGTCATTATGAAATTTTATATCCCTGACTATAGACGGACAATCAGGATGCCCGCCGGGATATCCGGCAACACCGATTCCAACTTCAGAAAATTTTTCATCTACATATTCTACAAGGTCAACGGCATGAAAAAAACGGCTCTTAACATTAGATTCAGCCAGGCCGTCTCCACCGAGAGCTAAAATGTCAGTAACTCCAATCTGACTGAGCTGACCTACAAAATCATCAATCGAATTCTCACTTGCTCCAGCGCAGGTTAGATGGGCAAGAATATTAACTCCCATGTCTTTTTTAATAGCGGAACAGACCTCTAAAGAATTTTCATGACTTGTTCCCCCAGCACCGTAAGTTACTGAAGCAAAAAGAGGATTCAAGTCAGTCAATCTTTGCGCTTTTTCCATAAAAACTGGCCAAGTTGCTTTATCTTTTGGTGGAAAGAATTCAAATGAAAAAAACTGACCTGACTCACTAATACTTTTTGCAACTTGCATTTTTCTTCTCCATTATTTTAAAGTTTTTTTCGGGACACAAACATGTGCCCCGAAAAAAACTTTTATTTTAATTAATTCAATCTTTTGCGAACGTTAATTGCTGCCTGAACCATATTTTTTAGTGCAGGCTCCACTTCGTCCCACTTACGCGTTTTCAATCCGCAATCAGGATTTACCCAGAGACGCTCAGCAGGAATTACTTTCAAAGCCTTTTCAAGGAGTAATTCCATGTCAGCTTGCGCAGGTATTGAAGGGCTATGGATATCATAAACTCCCGGTCCTATTTCATTTGGATAACTGAACTGCTCAAAACTGCCGAGGAGTTCCATACGGCTACGGCTGGCTTCGATACTGATAACATCAGCATCGAGTGCCGCTATTGAATCGATGATCTCATCAAACTCGCAGTAGCACATGTGGGTATGTATCTGAGTCTCATCTTTAACGCAGGACGATGAAAGGCGAAAAGCCTCTTCTGCCCATCTCAAATATTCTTTCTGCTCGGATTTCCTCAGTGGAAGTCCTTCGCGCAAAGCAGGTTCATCAATCTGAATAACTTTAACCCCGCTTTTTTCGAGGTCAGCCACTTCATCACGTACAGCAAGAGCAATCTGACGGCATGTTTCACTGCGAGGCTGATCATCACGCACAAAACTCCAACAAAGTATTGTTACAGGTCCGGTAAGCATCCCTTTAACTTCTTTATCTGAAAGAGACTGAGCATAGTTAATCCAATCTAAAGTAATAGGGACAGGTCGTGAAATGTCTCCAAATATAATTGGAGGCTTTACGCATCTAGATCCGTAGCTCTGTACCCATCCATTAGAAGTGAAACAATATCCTTCAAAATTTTCTCCAAAATATTCTACCATGTCATTACGCTCAGGTTCACCATGAACCAGAACATCTAAGCCCATATCTTCCTGACGACGAATGCAGTCTTCAATATATTTGTACATGGCGGCTTTATATTCTGGCTGATCAATTCGATTATTCCTATAAGCACTTCGTTTTGCACGAACTTCAGAAGTCTGTGGAAAAGAACCTATTGTGGTTGTTGGGAGTAATGGAAATCCCAGTGAGGTATGCTGAATTTCTGCACGGACAGGGTAAGAAGATTTTCTATGAAAATCTTCAGGTTTAAGACCTGCAAGTTGTTGCGACACTTTTAAATTGTGGACCCTGCTGCTATTCTTACGAGATTCAAAAGCAGCCCTATTTTCCGCAAGTTCTGTGCTAACATCAAGCCCACTAACAGCATCTGCAATAATTCTTACTTCTGAACACTTCTGCTTTGCAAAGGCCATCCACGACTTAATCTCATCATCAAGTTTTGTTTCAAGATCCAGATCAAAAGGCACATGAAGGAGTGAGCACGAAGGAGCAACAAAAACCCTGTCACTGCCAAGTACACTGCAAGCAGATTTCACAGTGGAAATTGCCTTCTCAAGATCAGCCCGCCAGATATTTCTGCCATCCACGACTCCAAGTGAAAGACTTAAATCGGAGTTGATCGTTTTAAGCAAAAGCCCAAGATCCTGATACCCTCTAACTAAATCGACATGCAATCCATCAACAGGTAAATGAGCAGCAACATCAAGATTATTGCCAAGTCCACCAAAATACGTGGCAACCAAAATCCTCAGATTTGATGACGCTTCCTTAAAAGTCCTGTAAACAGGCCCAAAAAGTCTCTTAACTTC includes:
- the metE gene encoding 5-methyltetrahydropteroyltriglutamate--homocysteine S-methyltransferase, whose amino-acid sequence is MQTHTLGYPRIGSNRELKQKLEAYWRGDVSADDLAITAQKIRLNHWNIQAGAGVDLLPVGDFSYYDHMLDNAVRFGAIPERYNVENGQASLDDYFRMARGEAGENGIPAMEMTKWFDTNYHYIVPEFKKDQSFRLADDSLIRQVEEAAFAGHKVKAVLPGPLTFLMLGKCADEQFDKLNLLQNLIPAYVELIEKLSGKCSWIQFDEPVLALDLDEEVKRLFGPVYRTFKEASSNLRILVATYFGGLGNNLDVAAHLPVDGLHVDLVRGYQDLGLLLKTINSDLSLSLGVVDGRNIWRADLEKAISTVKSACSVLGSDRVFVAPSCSLLHVPFDLDLETKLDDEIKSWMAFAKQKCSEVRIIADAVSGLDVSTELAENRAAFESRKNSSRVHNLKVSQQLAGLKPEDFHRKSSYPVRAEIQHTSLGFPLLPTTTIGSFPQTSEVRAKRSAYRNNRIDQPEYKAAMYKYIEDCIRRQEDMGLDVLVHGEPERNDMVEYFGENFEGYCFTSNGWVQSYGSRCVKPPIIFGDISRPVPITLDWINYAQSLSDKEVKGMLTGPVTILCWSFVRDDQPRSETCRQIALAVRDEVADLEKSGVKVIQIDEPALREGLPLRKSEQKEYLRWAEEAFRLSSSCVKDETQIHTHMCYCEFDEIIDSIAALDADVISIEASRSRMELLGSFEQFSYPNEIGPGVYDIHSPSIPAQADMELLLEKALKVIPAERLWVNPDCGLKTRKWDEVEPALKNMVQAAINVRKRLN
- a CDS encoding methylenetetrahydrofolate reductase, whose product is MQVAKSISESGQFFSFEFFPPKDKATWPVFMEKAQRLTDLNPLFASVTYGAGGTSHENSLEVCSAIKKDMGVNILAHLTCAGASENSIDDFVGQLSQIGVTDILALGGDGLAESNVKSRFFHAVDLVEYVDEKFSEVGIGVAGYPGGHPDCPSIVRDIKFHNDKLAGGADFTITQLFFDNRQFFDYTQRVAALGVERPVIPGVLPIQSLASLRRIMSLCGAAIPGDLYCGVEKAFKDGGDAAVMDFGFEFARKQIAGLLDGGAPGVHIYTLNRAAMCEKLIATLKADGYFN